A region from the Serinibacter arcticus genome encodes:
- a CDS encoding ABC transporter permease, with amino-acid sequence MTATQNQAPLSATQQARSRLLGNRGIGEFLLDQRAFVALIVLVIIFALMTDAFLTPTNLITMTKHVAYNAILALGMLLVIITGGIDLSVGSIVGLSGIVAGVMLQGWELSIFDTTAYPAVWVVVVVSLAVGGLVGALNGWLITRFNVAPFIATLGTMYIARGAALLISNGSTFPRLQGDPELGNTGFSFLGIGRPLGIPTAIWIMVVFAIVIWILATRTKFGRHLYATGGNERAAQLSGVLVKSVKMRVYIISGVCAGMAGLIIASELTSAAPQTGQSFELNAIAAVVIGGASLAGGRGTVKGALIGAFVIGFLSDGLVLVGVSSFWQTVIKGLVIVLAVILDQSQERLKKARAAAQAAQSVKRELAERQPVATA; translated from the coding sequence ATGACCGCGACCCAGAACCAGGCGCCGCTGAGCGCCACGCAGCAGGCCCGGAGCCGCCTTCTCGGCAACAGGGGCATCGGTGAGTTCCTGCTCGACCAGCGCGCGTTCGTCGCGCTGATCGTGCTCGTCATCATCTTCGCGCTGATGACCGACGCCTTCCTCACCCCGACGAACCTCATCACGATGACGAAGCACGTCGCCTACAACGCCATCCTCGCGCTGGGCATGCTGCTGGTCATCATCACGGGCGGCATCGACCTCTCGGTCGGCTCGATCGTGGGCCTGTCGGGAATCGTCGCGGGAGTGATGCTCCAGGGCTGGGAGCTGTCGATCTTCGACACCACCGCCTACCCGGCCGTGTGGGTCGTCGTCGTGGTCTCGCTCGCGGTGGGCGGCCTGGTCGGAGCCCTGAACGGGTGGTTGATCACGAGATTCAACGTGGCGCCGTTCATCGCCACGCTCGGCACGATGTACATCGCCCGCGGCGCCGCGCTGCTGATCTCCAACGGTTCGACGTTCCCCCGCCTGCAGGGCGACCCCGAGCTCGGCAACACGGGCTTCTCGTTCCTCGGGATCGGGCGTCCGCTCGGCATCCCGACGGCGATCTGGATCATGGTCGTCTTCGCGATCGTCATCTGGATCCTGGCCACCCGCACCAAGTTCGGCCGCCACCTGTACGCCACCGGTGGCAACGAGCGCGCCGCCCAGCTCTCGGGCGTGCTGGTGAAGTCCGTGAAGATGCGCGTCTACATCATCTCGGGCGTCTGCGCCGGTATGGCCGGCCTCATCATCGCCTCCGAGCTCACGTCGGCCGCGCCCCAGACGGGGCAGTCCTTCGAGCTCAACGCGATCGCCGCCGTCGTGATCGGCGGGGCGTCCCTCGCCGGCGGCCGCGGCACCGTCAAGGGCGCCCTCATCGGCGCCTTCGTCATCGGCTTCCTCTCCGACGGGCTCGTGCTCGTCGGGGTGTCCAGCTTCTGGCAGACCGTCATCAAGGGTCTCGTGATCGTTCTCGCGGTGATCCTCGACCAGTCCCAGGAGCGGTTGAAGAAGGCCAGGGCAGCAGCCCAGGCCGCACAGAGCGTCAAGCGCGAGCTTGCCGAACGTCAGCCTGTCGCAACCGCGTAG
- a CDS encoding ribokinase, whose amino-acid sequence MTSDVVVVGSVNVDLLLTVDRHPTPGETLLGGSGAQSAGGKGANQALAAARRGASTGLVGAVGDDAGAAVALARLTAAGVDLGGVATVPGPTGLAVVTLARDGENTIVVVPGANAAVSPAVVEAAAGTITAARVCVLQAEIPLASATAAARIAAAAGVRVVLNVAPAAALPLATLRLADPLVVNEHEAALVLGWAREAEGLSAGEPPSSPSSSSPSPTEGGEVTPEAGLDLARGLRELGIPGVVVTLGGAGAVGISSDGEWTVPGLRVAVVDTTGAGDAFVGALAASLARGAGLHEAARDATRVAAHAVQRLGAQDSYPEKDEPLP is encoded by the coding sequence ATGACAAGCGACGTCGTCGTCGTGGGATCCGTGAACGTGGACCTGCTGCTCACGGTGGACCGCCACCCCACCCCGGGCGAGACCCTGCTCGGGGGTTCCGGGGCCCAGAGCGCAGGCGGGAAGGGCGCCAACCAGGCGCTCGCGGCCGCGCGCCGCGGCGCGTCGACAGGCCTCGTGGGCGCCGTCGGGGACGACGCCGGGGCCGCCGTCGCGCTCGCCCGGCTCACCGCGGCCGGGGTCGATCTGGGTGGGGTCGCGACCGTTCCCGGGCCGACCGGGCTCGCCGTCGTCACCCTCGCGCGCGACGGCGAGAACACGATCGTCGTGGTGCCGGGCGCGAACGCCGCCGTCTCCCCCGCCGTCGTCGAGGCGGCCGCCGGCACGATCACGGCCGCGCGCGTGTGCGTGCTGCAGGCCGAGATCCCCCTGGCGTCGGCGACGGCGGCGGCCCGGATCGCTGCGGCCGCCGGCGTCCGCGTCGTGCTCAACGTCGCCCCGGCCGCCGCGCTCCCCCTGGCCACGCTGCGGCTCGCCGACCCGCTCGTGGTCAACGAGCACGAGGCGGCGCTCGTGCTCGGGTGGGCGCGCGAGGCGGAGGGGCTGTCGGCGGGCGAGCCGCCGTCGTCGCCGTCGTCGTCGTCGCCGTCGCCGACCGAAGGCGGGGAGGTCACCCCGGAGGCCGGGCTCGATCTGGCCCGAGGGCTCCGCGAACTCGGCATCCCGGGGGTCGTGGTCACGCTCGGCGGGGCCGGCGCCGTCGGGATCTCCTCCGACGGCGAGTGGACGGTGCCTGGGCTGCGGGTCGCCGTCGTGGACACCACCGGGGCCGGCGACGCGTTCGTCGGTGCCCTCGCCGCGAGCCTCGCCCGAGGCGCCGGCCTGCACGAGGCTGCCCGGGACGCCACCCGGGTCGCCGCCCACGCCGTTCAGCGCCTCGGCGCCCAGGACTCCTACCCCGAGAAGGACGAGCCCCTCCCATGA
- a CDS encoding sugar ABC transporter ATP-binding protein — protein sequence MTTDAAPAADLAARRGEVIMRAEAVTKAYGGTHALRGVEFELRVGEVTALIGENGAGKSTLMKILAGVEQPSTGVITLDGVPVDFRSPTEAVAHGVAIIHQELNLCPNLSIADNIFLAREEVRGGFVDFAAQRRASAEFLARLEEPLDPTMLAGDLRLGQQQLVEIARALAEDARILIMDEPTSALSHAEVEVLFRVIRDLTSRGVSIVYISHHLDECLELADNAVVLRDGRIVAEAPMADVDLGWIVTQMVGREEGDLYAPMAHDPGEVLLAVRDVVVADPDSPGRLAVRGVSFDLHAGEVIGIYGLMGAGRTELLEALAGRNRILSGSVELDGVDLAHLDVARRIDEGLILVPEDRQRDGLVQTLSVGANMAVSAVGQFIRRGFVSRKAETAAVTETGTKVRVKTASFDAPIGSLSGGNQQKVVIGKALLTSPRVLVLDEPTRGIDVGAKADIFALVAAQARTGRAVLFATSEVGEVLYACDRILVMARGEIVAELDPRTTDREQLMAVADTSATPSTPAIADSTNDGA from the coding sequence ATGACGACGGACGCGGCCCCCGCCGCGGACCTCGCTGCCCGGCGCGGCGAGGTGATCATGCGGGCCGAGGCCGTCACGAAGGCCTACGGCGGCACGCACGCGCTCCGCGGGGTCGAGTTCGAGCTCCGCGTGGGCGAGGTGACCGCGCTGATCGGCGAGAACGGCGCCGGCAAGTCGACGCTCATGAAGATCCTCGCCGGCGTCGAGCAGCCCTCCACGGGTGTCATCACGCTCGACGGAGTCCCCGTCGACTTCCGCTCGCCCACCGAGGCGGTGGCGCACGGTGTCGCGATCATCCACCAGGAGCTCAACCTCTGCCCGAACCTGTCGATCGCCGACAACATCTTCCTGGCTCGCGAGGAGGTGCGCGGCGGCTTCGTCGACTTCGCGGCCCAGCGCCGCGCGTCCGCCGAGTTCCTCGCGCGGCTCGAGGAGCCGCTCGACCCGACTATGCTCGCCGGCGACCTTCGCCTGGGTCAGCAGCAGCTCGTGGAGATCGCCCGGGCGCTGGCCGAGGACGCCCGCATCCTGATCATGGACGAGCCGACCTCCGCGCTCTCGCACGCCGAGGTCGAGGTCCTGTTCCGCGTGATCCGCGACCTCACGAGCCGCGGCGTCTCGATCGTCTACATCTCCCACCACCTGGACGAGTGCCTCGAGCTCGCCGACAACGCCGTCGTCCTGCGCGACGGCCGGATCGTGGCCGAGGCCCCGATGGCCGACGTCGACCTCGGCTGGATCGTCACGCAGATGGTCGGACGCGAGGAGGGCGACCTGTACGCCCCGATGGCGCACGACCCCGGGGAGGTGCTGCTGGCGGTGCGCGACGTCGTCGTGGCCGACCCCGACAGCCCCGGCCGCCTGGCCGTGCGCGGCGTGAGCTTCGACCTGCACGCCGGTGAGGTCATCGGCATCTACGGGTTGATGGGGGCGGGACGCACCGAGCTGCTCGAGGCGCTCGCGGGCCGGAACCGGATTCTCTCGGGCTCCGTGGAGCTCGACGGCGTGGACCTCGCCCACCTCGACGTCGCCCGTCGGATCGACGAGGGGCTCATCCTCGTGCCCGAGGACCGCCAGCGGGACGGACTCGTCCAGACCCTCAGCGTCGGCGCAAACATGGCGGTCTCCGCCGTGGGTCAGTTCATCCGCCGCGGGTTCGTCTCGCGGAAGGCGGAGACGGCGGCCGTGACGGAGACCGGGACCAAGGTGCGCGTGAAGACCGCGAGCTTCGACGCCCCGATCGGCTCGCTGTCGGGCGGCAACCAGCAGAAGGTCGTCATCGGCAAGGCCCTGCTGACCTCCCCCCGCGTTCTCGTGCTCGACGAGCCCACCCGCGGCATCGACGTCGGCGCGAAGGCGGACATCTTCGCCCTCGTCGCCGCCCAGGCCCGCACCGGCCGCGCCGTGCTCTTCGCGACCTCCGAGGTCGGCGAGGTGCTCTACGCGTGCGACCGGATCCTCGTGATGGCCCGGGGCGAGATCGTCGCCGAGCTCGACCCGCGCACCACCGACCGTGAACAGCTGATGGCGGTCGCCGACACCTCGGCGACGCCGTCCACCCCCGCCATCGCCGACAGCACCAACGACGGAGCATGA
- a CDS encoding DUF2291 family protein — MTATSQARPLWRRGVVVGPVLGALLLGGMAASTTFVGAGEAVVAADTAVEFAELNYTDVIVPSLTDRAVAVEELVPQILTDPDATGEELGRREGEGKPYSYPVSATGTIVEGSFGEVGLEVDGMPEGITVGVAIPPLGSSTALRDAGAELTFGDFVNQTEYQNVAIELNKLAAAEVYTDLDLTSMIGEQITVVGGTTWVSKTGGEVTHVTIVPVSIEVG, encoded by the coding sequence TTGACCGCGACATCTCAGGCCCGGCCGCTCTGGCGCCGCGGCGTGGTGGTGGGCCCCGTGCTCGGGGCGCTGCTGCTGGGCGGCATGGCCGCCAGCACCACCTTCGTCGGCGCGGGTGAGGCGGTCGTCGCCGCCGACACCGCCGTCGAGTTCGCCGAGCTCAACTACACCGACGTCATCGTGCCCTCCCTCACCGACCGCGCCGTCGCCGTCGAGGAGCTCGTGCCCCAGATCCTGACGGACCCGGACGCGACGGGCGAGGAGCTCGGCCGCCGTGAGGGCGAGGGCAAGCCGTACAGCTACCCCGTGTCGGCGACCGGCACGATCGTCGAGGGCTCCTTCGGCGAGGTCGGGCTCGAGGTCGACGGGATGCCCGAGGGCATCACGGTCGGCGTCGCGATCCCGCCGCTCGGCTCCTCCACCGCCCTGCGCGACGCGGGCGCCGAGCTGACGTTCGGCGACTTCGTGAACCAGACGGAGTACCAGAACGTGGCGATCGAGCTGAACAAGCTCGCCGCCGCGGAGGTCTACACCGACCTCGACCTGACCTCGATGATCGGGGAGCAGATCACCGTCGTCGGCGGCACCACCTGGGTCTCCAAGACCGGTGGCGAGGTCACGCACGTCACGATCGTGCCCGTCAGCATCGAGGTCGGCTGA
- a CDS encoding alpha/beta hydrolase codes for MRRRGPAPLARVGEVLEVVRDARLASADDGSGAEWPAPPPVDRWAADVLGRGHEARTLPLADDFEGEVVTTLVRYRPELDPGRSLPRGLGSAGAQRFAVVYLHGWSDYFFNHELGPFWSDNGAAFYALDLRKYGRSLRAHHTPGYVDDLATYDEDLEAALAVVEQEHPGLPVVLMGHSTGGLTVSLWADRHPDRLAGLVLVAPWLETQGSSVVRTLSAPIVTEIAKNFPLRLTPQIDLGFYNRTISNLHDGEWELVAPWRPSHSFPARYGWLAAVLRGHTKVAQGLDVDVPVLVVRSAKSLISPVWDPAMAESDIVIEVDVIAERALRIARTVTVATVPGAIHDVLLSRREVRDDAYDRIARWVRGYVD; via the coding sequence ATGAGACGTCGCGGGCCCGCACCTCTCGCCCGCGTCGGCGAGGTCCTCGAGGTGGTGCGCGACGCCCGCCTCGCCTCGGCGGACGACGGCTCGGGAGCCGAGTGGCCCGCTCCCCCGCCCGTCGATCGTTGGGCCGCCGACGTGCTCGGTCGTGGCCACGAGGCCCGGACGCTGCCGCTCGCGGACGACTTCGAGGGCGAGGTCGTCACGACCCTCGTGCGCTACCGCCCTGAGCTCGATCCCGGCCGCTCGCTCCCGCGCGGGCTCGGATCGGCGGGGGCGCAGCGGTTCGCCGTCGTCTACCTCCACGGCTGGAGCGACTACTTCTTCAACCACGAGCTCGGCCCGTTCTGGTCGGACAACGGCGCCGCGTTCTACGCCCTGGACCTGCGCAAGTACGGCCGCAGCCTGCGCGCGCACCACACCCCGGGCTACGTGGACGACCTCGCGACGTACGACGAGGACCTCGAGGCGGCGCTCGCCGTCGTCGAGCAGGAGCACCCCGGACTCCCGGTGGTCCTGATGGGTCACTCCACCGGTGGCCTGACGGTGAGCCTGTGGGCGGACCGCCACCCGGATCGGCTCGCGGGACTCGTGCTGGTGGCGCCGTGGCTGGAGACGCAGGGCTCGTCGGTGGTGCGCACCCTCTCCGCCCCGATCGTCACGGAGATCGCCAAGAACTTCCCCCTCCGCCTCACCCCGCAGATCGACCTCGGCTTCTACAACCGCACGATCTCGAACCTGCACGACGGCGAGTGGGAGCTCGTCGCGCCCTGGCGCCCGTCGCACAGCTTCCCCGCCCGCTACGGCTGGCTCGCCGCGGTGCTCCGCGGGCACACGAAGGTGGCGCAGGGGCTCGACGTCGACGTTCCGGTTCTCGTGGTGCGCTCCGCGAAGTCGCTCATCTCGCCCGTCTGGGACCCCGCGATGGCCGAGAGCGACATCGTGATCGAGGTCGACGTCATCGCCGAGCGCGCGCTGCGGATCGCCCGCACCGTGACGGTCGCGACGGTCCCCGGCGCGATCCACGACGTGCTGCTCTCGCGCCGCGAGGTGCGCGACGACGCCTACGACCGCATCGCGCGGTGGGTGCGGGGGTACGTGGACTGA
- a CDS encoding FGGY family carbohydrate kinase, translating to MCRRSGTIDDARGSRNREHAGDPRVRRCRRRPRARPGPGHHEHEGPARRGGHRPRARLRLTPRGHRLPRPGWVEQDADDLWNATEAAIDEVLTAAGDPTLAAISISNQRESVAVWDADGTALGPVLGWQDARTAAACDALLAADPGLAGEVRTRTGLDLDPMFSAPKMRWLLDATGTTGATTATGGASSTRTVGTIDTFLVHRLTGELAAEAGNASRTLLLDLATQTWDEDLCALFGVPLDALAPVRRSDALLARTLPGGRIPAGVPVHAVLADSHAALFHHSGGRAGEGKATFGTGSSVMVGAASADPAPSGIAATLAWLTDAPAFAREGNIVASGAALTWMADLLTDGDVVALGELAAQAEPGLAFVPAFSGLGAPYFDRGATGLIAGITGGSTRADLARAAFEAVAHQVADVVAAMESDGAAHLAVLHADGGATASALLMQTQADLLGRAVRVSGEPEASALGAAMLASRALGHTWPARDGDGEGEGARDGAAHRVVEPRLSDADRAARRATWRDAVARSRGHAPGAHP from the coding sequence ATATGCAGAAGGTCAGGGACGATCGATGATGCACGAGGCTCACGCAACCGCGAGCACGCTGGGGACCCCCGGGTCCGGCGCTGCCGTCGGCGACCTCGTGCTCGCCCTGGACCAGGGCACCACGAACACGAAGGCCCTGCTCGTCGAGGCGGCCACCGGCCGCGTGCTCGCCTCCGCCTCACGCCGCGTGGGCATCGCCTTCCCCGCCCCGGCTGGGTCGAGCAGGACGCCGACGACCTCTGGAACGCGACCGAGGCCGCCATCGACGAGGTCCTCACCGCCGCCGGTGACCCGACGCTCGCCGCGATCTCGATCTCCAACCAGCGCGAGTCCGTCGCCGTCTGGGACGCCGACGGCACCGCGCTCGGTCCGGTCCTCGGCTGGCAGGACGCCCGCACGGCCGCGGCGTGCGACGCGCTCCTCGCCGCGGACCCCGGCCTCGCCGGGGAGGTCCGCACCCGCACGGGCCTCGACCTCGACCCGATGTTCTCGGCGCCGAAGATGCGTTGGCTGCTCGACGCGACCGGCACGACCGGCGCGACCACCGCAACCGGCGGCGCCTCCTCCACCCGCACCGTCGGAACGATCGACACGTTCCTCGTGCATCGCCTCACCGGCGAGCTCGCCGCCGAGGCCGGCAACGCCTCCCGCACCTTGCTGCTGGACCTGGCGACCCAGACCTGGGACGAGGACCTGTGCGCGCTGTTCGGCGTGCCGCTGGACGCCCTCGCCCCCGTCCGTCGCTCCGACGCGCTCCTCGCCCGCACGCTCCCCGGCGGTCGCATCCCGGCCGGGGTGCCCGTGCACGCCGTGCTGGCCGACTCGCACGCCGCGCTGTTCCACCACTCGGGCGGCCGCGCGGGGGAGGGCAAGGCGACCTTCGGCACCGGCTCCTCGGTGATGGTGGGCGCCGCGAGCGCCGACCCCGCGCCGTCGGGCATCGCCGCCACGCTCGCGTGGCTCACCGACGCTCCCGCCTTCGCCCGCGAGGGCAACATCGTCGCCTCGGGCGCCGCGCTCACCTGGATGGCCGACCTGCTCACGGACGGCGACGTCGTCGCGCTCGGCGAGCTCGCGGCGCAGGCCGAGCCCGGCCTCGCGTTCGTCCCCGCGTTCTCCGGACTCGGGGCGCCCTACTTCGACCGTGGCGCGACCGGACTGATCGCCGGCATCACCGGCGGCTCCACCCGGGCCGACCTCGCGCGGGCCGCGTTCGAGGCCGTCGCGCACCAGGTCGCCGACGTCGTCGCCGCGATGGAGTCCGACGGCGCGGCGCACCTCGCGGTGCTGCACGCCGACGGCGGGGCGACCGCCTCCGCGCTCCTCATGCAGACGCAGGCCGACCTGCTCGGCCGTGCCGTGCGCGTCTCGGGGGAGCCCGAGGCGTCCGCGCTCGGCGCCGCGATGCTCGCCTCCCGCGCCCTGGGCCACACCTGGCCCGCCCGCGACGGCGACGGCGAGGGCGAGGGCGCTCGCGACGGCGCCGCCCACCGCGTCGTCGAGCCCCGCCTGTCCGACGCCGACCGCGCGGCCCGCCGCGCGACGTGGCGCGACGCCGTCGCCCGCTCCCGCGGTCACGCCCCCGGGGCGCACCCGTGA
- the rbsD gene encoding D-ribose pyranase encodes MKRTGIINAPLSGALARLGHTDLVVLADAGLPVPPHVPVVDLAIVYGLPRFTDVLAALLGDLVAEHAWISRESDDWPGGEWVDSRLGFAAERIDHGDLKAMVADCRLAIRTGEDTAYSNVVLRCGVPFAV; translated from the coding sequence ATGAAGCGCACCGGAATCATCAACGCCCCGCTGTCCGGCGCCCTCGCGCGCCTCGGCCACACCGACCTCGTCGTCCTCGCCGACGCCGGGCTACCCGTCCCGCCGCACGTACCGGTGGTCGACCTGGCGATCGTCTACGGCCTGCCCCGGTTCACCGACGTCCTCGCCGCGCTGCTGGGCGACCTCGTGGCCGAGCACGCGTGGATCTCGCGCGAGTCCGACGACTGGCCGGGCGGCGAGTGGGTCGACAGCCGCCTCGGGTTCGCCGCCGAGAGGATCGACCACGGCGACCTCAAGGCGATGGTCGCCGACTGCCGGCTCGCCATCCGCACCGGGGAGGACACGGCGTACTCGAACGTGGTGCTGCGCTGCGGCGTCCCGTTCGCTGTGTGA